One part of the Corynebacterium sp. CNCTC7651 genome encodes these proteins:
- a CDS encoding DNA polymerase III subunit epsilon (3'-5' exonuclease of DNA polymerase III) — protein sequence MTYPFVALHMQSAGIHPSTGRLLTLDAVTFDDAGRIGEEFHQVFNPGCDPGPRHTHGLEPGDFAQAPRFSRFLRTLDKLIDDRLLILHDSPTEWGFLVSEARRAMNAAARANRSRGRRGGRRRQRVGHVPKPEAIVDVLASARLQGYVPTDERIGAVAKLIGVEAPGAEASVERASISESELSRERTLTTVAMYLELRERGDVARVDPAELAADRFGLQRSALRVDAEKAAAAAENPGVYGGRLERGMEVVVTDDVACCPDELIDLGVRAGLTYSEKLSRETSLVVSDAAAKGIELRGKAMHGHRKDIPILSADEFARAVEAMEA from the coding sequence ATGACCTACCCCTTCGTGGCGTTGCACATGCAGTCGGCGGGCATCCATCCGTCGACGGGCCGCCTGCTCACGCTTGACGCCGTCACGTTCGATGATGCCGGCCGCATCGGCGAGGAGTTCCACCAGGTCTTCAACCCCGGCTGCGACCCGGGGCCGCGCCACACGCACGGGCTCGAGCCGGGGGACTTCGCGCAGGCTCCCCGCTTCTCCCGCTTCCTGCGCACGCTGGACAAGCTTATCGACGATCGCTTGCTCATCCTCCACGATTCCCCCACCGAATGGGGCTTTTTGGTCTCCGAGGCGCGGCGCGCCATGAACGCGGCTGCCAGGGCGAACCGGTCGCGGGGTCGGCGCGGCGGGCGGCGGCGCCAGCGTGTTGGGCACGTGCCCAAGCCGGAGGCGATCGTGGACGTGCTGGCCAGCGCCAGGTTGCAGGGCTATGTGCCGACGGATGAGCGGATTGGGGCCGTCGCAAAGCTGATCGGGGTGGAGGCGCCGGGGGCTGAGGCGAGTGTGGAGCGAGCGTCGATAAGCGAAAGCGAGCTCTCGCGGGAGCGAACCCTGACCACGGTCGCGATGTACCTTGAGCTGCGCGAACGCGGCGACGTGGCGCGCGTGGACCCCGCCGAGCTCGCCGCCGACCGCTTCGGGCTGCAGCGGAGCGCGCTGCGCGTCGACGCGGAGAAGGCCGCCGCGGCCGCCGAGAACCCCGGCGTGTACGGCGGGCGGCTCGAGCGCGGCATGGAAGTTGTAGTGACCGACGATGTCGCGTGCTGCCCGGACGAGCTGATCGACCTCGGCGTGCGCGCCGGGCTGACGTACAGCGAGAAACTGTCGCGGGAGACGTCGCTGGTGGTGTCCGATGCCGCGGCGAAGGGCATCGAGCTGCGTGGCAAAGCCATGCACGGCCACCGCAAGGACATTCCCATCCTTTCCGCAGACGAATTCGCGCGCGCCGTGGAGGCGATGGAGGCCTAG
- the leuA gene encoding 2-isopropylmalate synthase yields the protein MTTPHDFFAPREIVTPNGPRNEGQPSWNKQRGSQMPVDRYQPFAVEVEDITLPDRTWPDKKITVAPQWCAVDLRDGNQALIDPMSPERKRRMFNLLVEMGYKEIEVGFPSASQTDFNFVREIIEQDMIPDDVTIQVLVQAREHLIRRTFEACAGAKNVIVHFYNSTSKLQRDVVFRKDRDAIKQLATDAGELIRTIADDYPDTNWRWEYSPESFTGTELDFALEVCNAVVDTMGATPENPMIINLPSTVEMITPNVYADSIEWMHRNLAKRDAVILSLHPHNDRGTGVAAAELGYMAGADRIEGCLFGNGERTGNVDLVTLGLNMLTQGVDPQIDFSDIQKIRQTVEYCNQLRVPERHPYGGDLVFTAFSGSHQDAINKGLDALAQKVRPGASSTDVRWEELRETVWEVPYLPIDPKDVGRTYEAVIRVNSQSGKGGVAYIMKTDHGINMPKAMQPEFSAVVQAITDTEGGEINSKNMWDIFASTYLDLDSPLELVDYEVTGAVSDDDDSAIRASVLYDGEQHHINGTGNGPIAAFANALESLGIDFEVQDYSQRARTAGDDADAACYIYADVDGNNAWGVGIAGSTTRASLKAIVSAVNRGLTEGKAGGV from the coding sequence ATGACCACTCCGCACGACTTTTTTGCACCCCGCGAAATTGTGACCCCCAACGGCCCCCGAAACGAAGGCCAGCCGAGCTGGAATAAGCAGCGCGGCTCGCAGATGCCGGTGGATCGCTACCAGCCGTTCGCCGTCGAGGTCGAAGACATCACGCTGCCGGACCGCACCTGGCCGGACAAGAAAATCACCGTCGCGCCGCAGTGGTGCGCCGTGGACCTGCGCGACGGCAACCAGGCGTTGATTGACCCGATGAGCCCCGAGCGCAAGCGCCGCATGTTCAACCTGCTGGTGGAGATGGGCTACAAGGAGATTGAGGTCGGCTTCCCGTCAGCCAGCCAGACCGACTTCAACTTCGTGCGCGAGATCATCGAGCAGGACATGATCCCGGACGACGTGACCATCCAGGTGCTGGTGCAGGCGCGCGAGCACCTGATCCGACGCACGTTCGAGGCGTGCGCGGGCGCGAAGAACGTGATCGTGCACTTCTACAACTCCACGTCCAAGCTGCAGCGCGACGTGGTGTTCCGGAAGGACCGCGACGCGATTAAGCAGCTGGCCACCGACGCGGGCGAGCTGATCCGGACTATTGCGGACGATTACCCGGACACCAACTGGCGCTGGGAGTACTCGCCGGAGTCCTTCACCGGCACGGAGCTGGATTTCGCGCTCGAGGTGTGCAACGCCGTGGTGGACACCATGGGTGCGACGCCGGAGAACCCGATGATTATCAACCTGCCGTCCACGGTGGAGATGATCACGCCCAACGTCTACGCGGACTCCATCGAGTGGATGCACCGCAACCTGGCCAAGCGCGACGCCGTCATCCTCTCGCTGCACCCGCACAACGACCGCGGCACCGGCGTCGCGGCCGCGGAGCTGGGCTACATGGCGGGCGCGGACCGCATCGAGGGCTGCCTCTTCGGCAACGGAGAGCGCACCGGCAACGTGGACCTGGTCACGCTGGGCCTGAACATGCTCACCCAGGGCGTGGACCCACAGATTGATTTCTCCGACATCCAGAAGATCCGCCAGACCGTGGAGTACTGCAACCAGCTGCGCGTGCCGGAACGCCACCCGTACGGCGGCGACCTCGTCTTCACCGCGTTCTCCGGTTCGCACCAGGACGCGATCAACAAGGGCCTCGACGCGCTGGCGCAGAAGGTCCGCCCGGGCGCGAGCTCCACGGACGTGCGCTGGGAGGAGCTGCGCGAGACCGTCTGGGAGGTGCCGTACCTGCCGATCGACCCGAAGGACGTCGGCCGCACCTACGAGGCCGTGATCCGCGTGAACTCGCAGTCCGGCAAGGGCGGCGTGGCCTACATCATGAAGACGGACCACGGCATCAACATGCCGAAGGCCATGCAGCCGGAGTTCTCCGCCGTGGTGCAGGCGATCACGGACACCGAGGGCGGCGAGATCAACTCCAAGAACATGTGGGACATCTTCGCTTCCACCTACCTGGACCTGGACTCCCCGCTCGAGCTCGTGGACTACGAGGTCACGGGCGCCGTCAGCGACGACGACGATTCCGCCATCAGGGCTTCCGTGCTTTACGACGGTGAGCAGCACCACATCAACGGCACCGGTAACGGCCCGATCGCGGCGTTTGCGAATGCTTTGGAGAGCCTGGGCATCGATTTCGAGGTCCAGGATTACTCCCAGCGCGCCCGCACCGCCGGCGACGACGCAGACGCCGCCTGCTACATCTACGCCGACGTGGACGGCAACAACGCCTGGGGCGTGGGCATTGCGGGGTCGACCACCCGCGCGTCGCTGAAGGCGATCGTCTCCGCCGTCAACCGTGGCCTGACGGAGGGCAAGGCCGGCGGCGTCTAG
- a CDS encoding HNH endonuclease signature motif containing protein: protein MTTTATVAHAMSTDALDFLASFDRAAFSAACFNPARINEWGRLHEAYFGSSAAPKQQARCGQLARQGGFSVDQLLAVEKRLGQLAKAQRTMRARMELLERLVEAAPRTYEAFAQLVKEFVPVEERAPQPGLRFGRSRSRFRGMYVNGPERDLADIEANLRAHIDPSQPEGPQLYHAFMSLLRGRTAATGAGTAATGTGSTATAGIAPAAPRPIIAVPLPDIIAIEGHTADDVLLGLSDGTTITGTEYLAAGLGLDNGKDVELALVHPTAGPVKSYRLRRFAGDEQRLLASLRNLVCAWPGCKRAADFSQVHHVRAWRDGGETNIDNLVILCPFHNAVNDDDTARSKWGRIELIDGHSIWISPYGRQAVNTYHRYGVMETLFPDPPDPPDPPDQPERRE, encoded by the coding sequence ATGACCACTACAGCGACCGTCGCCCACGCGATGTCAACCGATGCCCTCGACTTCCTGGCGTCCTTTGACCGCGCGGCGTTTTCGGCCGCCTGCTTCAACCCCGCGCGCATCAACGAGTGGGGTCGGCTGCACGAGGCGTACTTCGGGTCGAGCGCGGCACCCAAGCAGCAGGCGCGGTGCGGGCAGCTCGCGCGCCAGGGCGGGTTTTCTGTGGACCAGCTTCTGGCGGTGGAGAAGCGCCTGGGACAGCTGGCTAAGGCACAGCGCACCATGCGGGCGCGCATGGAACTGCTGGAGCGTTTGGTGGAGGCGGCGCCGCGCACCTACGAGGCGTTTGCGCAGCTGGTGAAGGAATTCGTGCCCGTGGAGGAGCGCGCACCCCAGCCCGGCCTGCGATTCGGCCGATCCCGGTCCCGCTTCCGCGGCATGTACGTGAACGGCCCGGAGCGCGACCTCGCCGACATCGAGGCCAACCTCCGCGCCCACATCGACCCGTCCCAGCCCGAAGGCCCCCAGCTCTACCACGCCTTCATGTCCCTCCTCCGCGGCCGCACCGCCGCAACCGGCGCGGGCACCGCCGCAACCGGCACGGGCAGCACCGCAACCGCGGGCATCGCGCCCGCCGCACCGCGCCCCATCATCGCGGTGCCGCTTCCGGACATCATCGCCATCGAGGGCCACACCGCGGACGACGTCCTGCTCGGGCTTTCGGACGGCACCACCATCACCGGCACCGAATACCTCGCCGCCGGTCTCGGCCTGGACAACGGCAAGGACGTGGAGCTCGCGCTAGTGCATCCCACCGCCGGGCCGGTGAAGTCCTACCGCCTGCGCCGCTTCGCCGGCGACGAGCAGCGCCTCCTCGCCTCCCTGCGCAACCTCGTGTGCGCGTGGCCCGGCTGCAAGCGCGCGGCGGACTTCTCGCAGGTCCACCACGTCCGCGCGTGGCGCGACGGCGGGGAGACCAACATCGACAACCTGGTCATCCTCTGCCCCTTCCACAACGCCGTCAACGACGACGACACTGCGCGCAGCAAGTGGGGGCGCATCGAGCTTATCGACGGTCACTCCATCTGGATCTCCCCCTACGGACGCCAAGCAGTGAACACCTACCACCGGTACGGCGTGATGGAGACGCTCTTCCCCGACCCGCCTGATCCACCCGACCCGCCGGATCAGCCTGAGCGGCGGGAATAG
- a CDS encoding DMT family transporter produces the protein MHSNGLAAILALISALLIAVGTVWRHRILRAGQARTEANDAPLTSLRKPAWWLSVGVALLAYAFQAAALAFGSLLVVQPILVLSLMLTLLLSAHVARTPMSRAEAFWAVVLTVAVGCVVIVGKPVPGTRAVAAWEWVAVCAAAALGTAGAFAFASRRSPQTKALTYGLACGAIYGLLAVFAKVAMDALARGGVVALLTCWQFWAVVVSALAGVVVQQYAFGAGDLATSLPASKVGEPVVALALGYALLGEEFAVRPALMLVPVAVMLVAALQLTRAAVR, from the coding sequence GTGCACAGCAACGGCTTGGCGGCAATCCTCGCGCTGATCTCGGCGCTGCTCATTGCCGTGGGCACCGTGTGGCGCCACCGAATCCTGCGCGCCGGCCAGGCCCGCACCGAGGCGAACGACGCTCCCCTGACCTCCCTGCGCAAGCCTGCGTGGTGGCTTTCCGTGGGGGTGGCGCTGCTGGCCTACGCCTTTCAGGCCGCGGCGCTGGCGTTCGGTTCGCTTTTGGTGGTGCAGCCGATCCTGGTGCTGTCCCTCATGCTCACGCTGCTGCTGTCCGCCCACGTGGCGCGCACGCCCATGTCTCGCGCGGAGGCGTTCTGGGCCGTGGTGCTGACGGTTGCGGTTGGGTGTGTGGTGATCGTCGGCAAGCCTGTGCCCGGCACGCGCGCGGTCGCGGCGTGGGAGTGGGTCGCGGTGTGCGCCGCGGCGGCACTGGGCACAGCGGGAGCTTTCGCCTTTGCTTCACGACGCTCCCCGCAAACCAAAGCCCTCACCTACGGCCTCGCGTGCGGCGCGATCTATGGGCTGCTGGCGGTGTTTGCCAAGGTGGCGATGGACGCGCTGGCCCGCGGCGGCGTCGTCGCCCTGCTCACGTGCTGGCAGTTCTGGGCGGTGGTGGTGAGCGCCTTGGCGGGCGTGGTGGTGCAGCAGTACGCGTTCGGCGCGGGCGATCTAGCCACGTCGCTGCCCGCGAGCAAGGTCGGGGAGCCGGTTGTGGCGCTCGCGCTGGGGTACGCCCTGCTTGGCGAGGAGTTCGCCGTCCGCCCCGCCCTCATGCTCGTGCCCGTGGCCGTCATGCTGGTCGCCGCACTGCAACTGACGCGCGCTGCGGTGCGCTGA
- a CDS encoding aspartate kinase, with product MALIVQKYGGSSLESAERIRAVAERIAATKRAGNDVVVVCSAMGDTTDELLDLAAQVNPTPPAREMDMLLTAGERISNSLVAMAVAAQGVDVQSFTGSQAGVITTERHGNARIIEVTPGRVQDAIDQGKVAIVAGFQGVNRDTKDVTTLGRGGSDTTAVALAAALKADVCEIYSDVDGVYTADPRIVPDARKLAQLCFEEMLELAASGSKILVLRSVEYARAWNVPMRVRSSYSNDPGTLIAGAMEDIPVEEAVLTGVATDDSEAKITILGIEDKPGEAAKVFRALADAEINIDMVLQNISSAEDRKTDITFTLPKADGARGMALLEQMRADEGWEAITYNDEIGKVSLVGAGMKSHPGVTADFTEALRDAGVNIDMMNTSEIRITAVIRQGDLAEAARAIHTKFDLGGDEPAIVYAGTGR from the coding sequence ATGGCCTTGATCGTGCAGAAATACGGGGGCTCCTCCCTCGAATCCGCCGAGCGCATCCGCGCGGTAGCAGAGCGGATCGCGGCCACGAAGCGCGCCGGGAACGATGTTGTGGTGGTCTGCTCCGCAATGGGCGACACGACGGACGAGCTGCTGGACCTCGCCGCCCAGGTCAACCCCACCCCGCCGGCGCGCGAGATGGACATGCTGCTGACCGCGGGCGAGCGCATCTCCAACTCGCTGGTGGCCATGGCCGTGGCAGCGCAGGGCGTCGACGTGCAGTCCTTCACCGGCTCCCAGGCCGGCGTGATCACCACCGAGCGCCACGGCAACGCCCGCATCATCGAGGTCACGCCGGGCCGCGTGCAGGACGCGATCGACCAGGGCAAGGTGGCCATTGTCGCCGGGTTCCAGGGCGTGAACCGCGACACGAAGGACGTGACCACGCTGGGCCGCGGCGGCTCGGACACTACGGCGGTGGCGCTCGCGGCGGCGCTGAAGGCGGACGTGTGCGAGATCTACTCGGACGTGGACGGCGTGTACACCGCGGACCCGCGCATTGTGCCGGACGCGCGCAAGCTGGCCCAGCTCTGCTTCGAAGAGATGCTGGAACTCGCCGCCAGCGGCTCGAAGATTTTGGTGCTGCGCAGCGTGGAGTACGCGCGGGCGTGGAACGTGCCTATGAGGGTGCGGTCGTCGTATAGCAATGATCCCGGCACGCTCATCGCCGGAGCAATGGAGGATATCCCCGTGGAAGAAGCAGTGTTGACCGGAGTTGCCACCGACGATTCGGAGGCCAAGATCACCATCCTCGGCATCGAGGACAAGCCGGGGGAGGCCGCGAAGGTGTTCCGCGCGCTGGCGGATGCGGAGATCAACATCGACATGGTCCTGCAGAACATCTCCTCCGCCGAGGACCGGAAGACGGACATCACCTTCACCCTTCCGAAGGCGGACGGCGCGCGCGGCATGGCTCTGCTGGAGCAGATGCGTGCCGACGAAGGCTGGGAGGCCATCACCTACAACGACGAGATCGGCAAGGTTTCCCTGGTGGGCGCCGGCATGAAGTCCCACCCGGGCGTGACGGCGGACTTCACCGAGGCGCTGCGTGACGCGGGCGTGAACATCGACATGATGAACACCTCCGAGATCCGCATTACCGCCGTGATCCGCCAGGGCGACCTGGCTGAGGCCGCGCGCGCGATCCACACCAAGTTCGACCTGGGCGGCGACGAGCCCGCCATCGTCTACGCCGGCACCGGCCGCTAA
- a CDS encoding aspartate-semialdehyde dehydrogenase produces the protein MTTVAVVGATGQVGRVMRDILEERNFPADRVRFFASPRSAGTKLAFRGEEITVEDLTQVTEESVADVDIALFSAGGGTSREWAPVFAAAGANVVDNSSAWRKDDEVPLIVSEVNPAAAQDLPKGIIANPNCTTMAIMPVAKALHDAAGLNTMRVASYQAVSGSGLAGVRALADQVAGLGEGTADLARDGSLLAPEDLGPYVAPIAFNALPLAGSLVDDGSNETDEEQKLRNESRKILGIPGLKVSGTCVRVPVFTGHTMVVHAEFDREITPEQAAEILAGAPGVKVVDVPTPLAATGIDESLVGRIRQDQAVDGNRGLVFVVSGDNLRKGAALNTIQIAELLV, from the coding sequence ATGACCACTGTTGCTGTTGTAGGCGCAACCGGCCAGGTCGGCCGCGTGATGCGCGACATTTTGGAGGAGCGCAACTTCCCCGCGGACCGCGTCCGCTTCTTCGCCTCCCCGCGTTCTGCGGGCACGAAGCTCGCCTTCCGCGGCGAGGAGATCACCGTCGAGGACCTGACCCAGGTCACCGAGGAATCCGTCGCGGATGTGGACATTGCGCTGTTCTCCGCCGGCGGCGGCACCTCGCGCGAGTGGGCGCCGGTGTTCGCGGCCGCGGGCGCGAACGTGGTGGACAACTCCTCCGCGTGGCGCAAGGACGATGAGGTCCCGCTGATCGTCTCTGAGGTCAACCCCGCTGCCGCGCAGGACCTGCCGAAGGGCATCATCGCGAACCCGAACTGCACCACGATGGCGATCATGCCGGTGGCGAAGGCGCTGCACGACGCGGCTGGCCTGAACACCATGCGCGTGGCGTCCTACCAGGCCGTGTCCGGCTCCGGCCTGGCCGGCGTGCGTGCACTCGCGGACCAGGTTGCGGGCCTTGGCGAAGGCACGGCGGACCTCGCGCGCGACGGCTCCCTCCTCGCGCCGGAGGACCTGGGGCCGTACGTGGCGCCGATTGCGTTCAACGCGCTGCCGCTTGCAGGATCGCTTGTCGACGACGGCTCCAACGAGACCGACGAAGAACAAAAACTGCGCAACGAATCCCGCAAGATTCTGGGTATTCCGGGCCTGAAGGTCTCCGGCACCTGCGTTCGCGTGCCCGTGTTCACCGGCCACACCATGGTGGTGCACGCGGAGTTCGACCGCGAGATCACCCCGGAGCAGGCCGCCGAGATCCTGGCGGGCGCGCCGGGTGTGAAGGTTGTGGACGTGCCCACCCCGCTCGCCGCCACCGGCATCGACGAGTCTCTGGTCGGCCGCATCCGCCAGGACCAGGCGGTAGACGGCAACCGCGGCCTGGTGTTCGTGGTGTCCGGCGACAACTTGCGCAAGGGCGCCGCGCTGAACACCATCCAGATCGCGGAACTTTTGGTCTAA
- a CDS encoding RNA polymerase sigma factor — MSRTDDAYVTDLALRAGRGDKAALTEFIAHTQDDVWRLLAHLAGREYADDLTQETYLRVLKSLPRFAGRSSARTWLLSLARRTWVDSVRHDMARPRKSQAEYDDVASAQPSPDNPNVWLEVMDARAMLEALAPERREALVLTQVLGYTYEEAAKIAGVRVGTIRSRVARARRDLVAGE; from the coding sequence GTGAGCAGGACCGACGACGCCTACGTCACCGACCTGGCCCTGCGGGCCGGCCGGGGCGACAAGGCCGCGCTCACCGAGTTCATCGCGCACACGCAGGACGACGTGTGGCGCCTGCTCGCCCACCTCGCCGGCCGCGAATACGCCGACGACCTGACGCAGGAGACCTACCTCCGCGTGTTGAAGTCGCTGCCGAGGTTCGCTGGGCGATCGTCGGCACGCACCTGGCTCTTGTCCCTGGCGCGGCGGACGTGGGTGGATTCCGTGCGCCACGACATGGCGCGGCCGCGGAAATCCCAGGCGGAGTACGACGATGTGGCCTCCGCACAGCCCAGCCCAGACAACCCGAACGTGTGGCTCGAGGTGATGGACGCGCGTGCGATGCTGGAGGCGCTGGCGCCCGAGCGTCGGGAAGCACTCGTGCTCACACAGGTGCTGGGGTACACGTACGAGGAGGCGGCGAAGATCGCCGGCGTGCGCGTGGGCACCATCCGCTCCCGCGTCGCGCGGGCGCGGCGGGATTTGGTGGCGGGCGAGTAG
- a CDS encoding catalase, translating to MADQQKPGQEQSQAEPIVARGERPAGDGRTTTLGGVPVASENISVTQGRQGANAMTDIHLIEKLAHFNRENVPERIPHAKGHGAFGELHITEDVSKYTKAKLFQKGTVTPMAARFSAVAGESGAPDTWRDVHGFALRFYTEDGNYDIVGNNTPVFFLRDAMKFPDFIHSQKRDPASGLRSDEMQWDFWSRTPETLHQVTYLLGDRGTPKTSRHQDGFGSHTFQWINEEGDAVWVKYHFKTRQGWECFTDAEATEKAGTDPDFHREDLFKSIERGDYPIWDVKVQIMPFEDAATYKYNPFDLTKVWSQKDYPLQDVGYFVLNRNPKNFHAQIEQIAMDPSNLVPGVGLSPDRMLQARIFAYADQHRYRIGTNYNDLPVNQPLTDVNTYAERGSMAYFFNNEGEPNYSPNRTDKGMGYLDNGEDSSSMQDYGQASNLYVNPDPHGTDLVRAAYVKHELDDDSSQARNLYENVFDDAAKKRFVDNITNKMLAIENKDVEERTFKYWGMIGDELEQQLRSELGRKRAAAERGDRDKADKQASTANP from the coding sequence ATGGCTGACCAGCAGAAGCCCGGCCAGGAGCAGTCGCAGGCAGAGCCGATCGTCGCACGCGGCGAGCGCCCGGCCGGCGACGGCCGCACCACCACCCTCGGCGGCGTGCCCGTCGCCAGCGAGAACATCTCCGTGACGCAGGGCCGCCAGGGCGCGAACGCGATGACGGACATTCACCTGATTGAGAAGCTCGCGCACTTCAACCGCGAGAACGTGCCGGAGCGCATCCCGCACGCGAAGGGCCACGGCGCGTTCGGTGAGCTGCACATCACCGAGGACGTGTCCAAGTACACCAAGGCCAAGCTGTTCCAGAAGGGCACCGTCACCCCGATGGCCGCCCGCTTCTCCGCAGTTGCCGGCGAGTCCGGCGCGCCCGACACCTGGCGCGACGTGCACGGCTTCGCCCTGCGTTTCTACACCGAGGACGGCAATTACGACATCGTGGGCAACAACACCCCGGTGTTCTTCCTGCGCGACGCGATGAAGTTCCCGGACTTCATCCACTCCCAGAAGCGCGACCCGGCATCCGGCCTGCGTTCGGATGAGATGCAGTGGGATTTCTGGTCCCGCACCCCGGAGACCCTGCACCAGGTGACCTACCTGCTGGGCGACCGCGGCACCCCGAAGACCAGCCGCCACCAGGACGGCTTCGGCTCCCACACCTTCCAGTGGATCAACGAGGAAGGTGACGCGGTGTGGGTCAAGTACCACTTCAAGACTCGCCAGGGCTGGGAGTGCTTCACCGACGCCGAGGCCACCGAGAAGGCCGGCACCGACCCGGACTTCCACCGCGAGGATCTGTTCAAGTCCATCGAGCGCGGCGATTACCCGATCTGGGACGTCAAGGTGCAGATCATGCCGTTCGAGGACGCCGCCACCTACAAGTACAACCCGTTCGACTTGACCAAGGTGTGGAGCCAGAAGGACTACCCGCTGCAGGACGTGGGCTACTTCGTGCTCAACCGCAACCCGAAGAACTTCCACGCGCAGATCGAGCAGATCGCGATGGATCCGTCCAACCTGGTGCCGGGCGTGGGCCTGTCCCCGGACCGCATGCTGCAGGCGCGCATCTTCGCCTACGCGGACCAGCACCGCTACCGCATCGGCACGAACTACAACGACTTGCCGGTGAACCAGCCGCTGACGGACGTGAACACCTACGCCGAGCGCGGCTCCATGGCCTACTTCTTCAACAACGAGGGCGAGCCGAACTACTCCCCGAACCGCACCGACAAGGGCATGGGCTACCTGGACAACGGCGAGGATTCCTCCTCCATGCAGGATTACGGCCAGGCCTCGAACCTGTACGTGAACCCGGACCCGCACGGCACCGATCTGGTGCGCGCGGCGTACGTGAAGCACGAGCTTGACGACGATTCCTCCCAGGCCCGCAACCTCTACGAGAACGTGTTCGACGATGCGGCCAAGAAGCGCTTCGTGGACAACATCACCAACAAGATGCTGGCCATCGAGAACAAGGACGTGGAGGAGCGCACCTTCAAGTACTGGGGCATGATCGGCGACGAGCTGGAGCAGCAGCTGCGCTCCGAGCTGGGCCGCAAACGGGCCGCGGCGGAGCGCGGCGACAGGGACAAGGCGGACAAGCAGGCTTCCACCGCCAACCCCTAA
- a CDS encoding Na/Pi symporter has product MSKDTGGSTAVRLEDNVEQQSSDSDFEKQFEEEKKDPLGFLPFTGTAKSVAEWVAVALAVWLLLNGVGMIGDGFKMAAGDQAKQLFAFAENPFVGLAIGIITTAIIQSSSTTTSIVVGMLAGGLPLEIAVPMLFGANIGTSVTSTLVAVGLAGNKRQFRNAFSMATVHDFFNLLALLIFFPLELFFGVLSKSAQAIAPSLSGQGDNPVASVFNVVGDFIDTITEPLVSLATGLVEPLGNVWGGVILAVLGIVLILVSISFIGNLLNALLVGRAQEILHAALGRGVFTGVLSGALITAIVQSSSTTTALAVPLAGSGKFKVRELFPFVVGANIGTTITGLIAAFSASGVEAEAAMTGALVHTMFNLFSAIVILGIPFLRELPPTGSDWLAKMADRNKIYVFVWVAGVFFVIPILAVIISNALS; this is encoded by the coding sequence ATGAGTAAAGATACTGGCGGGTCGACCGCCGTTCGTTTGGAAGACAACGTGGAGCAGCAAAGCTCCGACTCGGACTTTGAGAAGCAGTTCGAGGAAGAAAAGAAGGATCCATTGGGCTTCCTGCCGTTCACCGGCACCGCGAAGTCCGTCGCTGAGTGGGTAGCGGTCGCCCTCGCAGTGTGGCTGCTTCTTAACGGTGTGGGCATGATCGGCGACGGCTTCAAGATGGCCGCCGGCGACCAGGCCAAGCAGCTGTTCGCGTTCGCCGAGAACCCGTTCGTGGGTCTGGCGATCGGTATTATCACCACCGCAATTATCCAGTCCTCTTCGACCACCACGTCGATTGTGGTGGGCATGCTCGCCGGCGGCCTCCCGCTGGAGATCGCGGTGCCGATGCTCTTCGGCGCCAACATCGGTACCTCGGTGACGTCCACGCTGGTTGCGGTGGGTCTGGCCGGCAACAAGCGCCAGTTCCGCAACGCGTTCTCCATGGCGACGGTGCACGACTTCTTCAACCTCCTCGCGCTACTGATCTTCTTCCCGCTGGAGCTGTTCTTCGGCGTGCTGTCCAAGTCGGCGCAGGCAATCGCGCCGTCCTTGTCCGGCCAGGGCGACAACCCGGTGGCCAGCGTGTTCAACGTGGTGGGCGACTTCATTGACACCATCACCGAGCCGCTGGTGAGCTTGGCGACGGGCCTCGTCGAGCCGCTTGGCAACGTGTGGGGCGGCGTCATCCTCGCTGTGCTGGGTATCGTGCTCATCCTGGTGTCCATCAGCTTCATCGGTAACCTGCTCAACGCCCTGCTGGTGGGCCGCGCGCAGGAGATCCTTCACGCAGCGCTGGGCCGCGGCGTGTTCACCGGTGTGCTCTCCGGTGCGCTGATCACCGCGATTGTGCAGTCCTCTTCCACCACCACCGCGCTTGCTGTGCCGCTGGCCGGCTCCGGCAAGTTCAAGGTGCGCGAGCTGTTCCCGTTCGTGGTCGGCGCAAACATCGGTACCACCATCACCGGCCTGATCGCGGCGTTCTCCGCGTCCGGTGTGGAGGCAGAGGCCGCTATGACCGGTGCGCTGGTGCACACCATGTTCAACCTCTTCTCCGCGATTGTCATCCTGGGTATCCCGTTCCTGCGTGAACTGCCGCCCACCGGCTCGGACTGGCTGGCCAAGATGGCGGACCGCAACAAGATCTACGTCTTCGTCTGGGTCGCCGGCGTGTTCTTCGTCATCCCGATCCTGGCCGTGATCATCTCCAACGCCCTGTCCTAA